The following are encoded together in the Ictidomys tridecemlineatus isolate mIctTri1 chromosome X, mIctTri1.hap1, whole genome shotgun sequence genome:
- the LOC101969119 gene encoding ubiquitin-conjugating enzyme E2 D2, whose product MALKRIHKELLDLARDPPAQCSAGPVGDDMFRWQAAIMGPSDSPYQGGVFFLSIQFPSDYPFKPPKITFITRIYHPNINRSGNICLDILRSEWSPALTISKVLLSICSMLCDPNPDDPLVPEIAKIYLKDRRKYDRVAREWTEKYAM is encoded by the coding sequence ATGGCTCTGAAGCGCATTCACAAGGAACTCCTTGACCTGGCTCGAGACCCCCCGGCCCAGTGCTCTGCAGGGCCGGTGGGGGACGATATGTTTCGTTGGCAAGCTGCCATCATGGGGCCCAGCGACAGTCCCTACCAGGGAGGAGTCTTTTTCCTGTCCATACAGTTTCCATCTGATTATCCCTTCAAACCACCCAAGATCACCTTCATCACCCGAATTTACCACCCTAATATCAACAGAAGCGGAAACATTTGTCTAGACATCCTTAGATCTGAGTGGTCACCAGCACTGACAATCTCTAAAGTGTTGTTATCTATATGCTCTATGTTGTGCGACCCTAACCCGGATGATCCTTTGGTTCCTGAAATTGCTAAGATCTATCTAAAGGACAGGAGAAAGTATGACAGAGTCGCTCGGGAGTGGACAGAAAAATATGCCATGTGA